CGCAGGCAGAGCACAGGGAGCACaccgaggcgaaggcgtcgcgcaCCCTTCCCATGCTTCGCGTGCAAGGCACGGGCGGGGATGGAGCGCCAGTCGGCCTGGTTTCTCCTCAGCGCAGGAACGGGGCGAAGCGCTGCGAGACGACGGATTCGCGGATCGACGGGGACCCCACAGGGGGGTCCAAGAAGCCAACGGCTTTCATCGAGTGGAGAGAGGCACGGACGGCGAACAGACCGGAGGCGCAAAGCGCGACAGGGGCGACCCCCGCGAGCATCCGCCGTCGAGTTCTCCGCGTGCGCAAGCGGTCTTGCCGGTGACGGAGTCTTCTGCAcactcggcgcctgcgaggcctctgTCGCGGTTCGCCCAAGATGTTGCAGTcccacacagacacacgcgggATCCGTGCCAGCGTCAGGATTGGCAAAGCCCTTGCATGCAAACGGGAGGGGCGAGCGACCCCCGGTCAAGTGAGCGAGGCACCTGTGGTGTTTCTGAAGTGGCTCTTGCGGCCTCATGCCGCAGCCGACCcctcgcagaggacgcgcgggcagtggaggaagccgccgcgggcctaGATCTTCTGGGAGCTGCCGACGAGAAAGACAGAAGTCGTCAGGGGCGAGGAGTTGTCTCAtcgcgagaggaaggcggcagcaGTCCCCACGCAGGGCGCAGATGTTCATTCGAGGGTGAACGCAGAGACAAGGTGGAAGCATGCGCTGGTGACACGGGGAAGCGACAACTCCTGTCGCCTTGCGCCCCTGGGAATACTGCGGGAGTGTGCACAGAAATGCGCGGAGGCCGGAGCAGGGGCAACGGCGAGTCGAGCCTCTCACGAGGCaaacgaggagacagaggctcCGGCGATCGATATGGCAAGCCCGAATGCACAGTCTTCATTTTTCACGTGCCTCCGGAATGGAACGATAGGGACCTCAGAAGGGTGAGTCAAAGCGGCGTGGGTTCCACGCACTGGCTTTGCAGCGCGTTGCCAGTTTTTCGTCGCCATCATATTATCCGGTGCTCGCGTTGTCTCTGCCGGACCTCCTGCTGCGCTTCTTTTTTGACGACGCTCGAGTGTGTCGTGTCCGTTTTTTCAGCATTTTCGCCATTTTGGACACATCCATACTGCGACGGTTCAGCGGGATAAGGGCGACGGGCAGAGCCGTGGATTCGGCTTCATCACCTTTGGGtcacctgctgctgcgctcaACGCGGTCGCCGGAATGAACGGGTTCCATACAGGAAACAAATATTTGAAGGTCATGTTGAAGAGCACGGATAAGCGTGACAACaaaggaggcagcgaagagggaACTCAGCGAGATACAGACGGAGAAAAGCGAAGGGAGCGTGGCGGTGAGCCTACAGGATTAACGGACAAGCCGGCTGCAGATGAGCCATGCACAGCGGGTTTACCCCGAGGTCGGCCTCGCACCTCCGCGTGCGGTAAAATGCGCGAGTGTCCAGGTTGAGACAATATGAAATGGTGACACGCAGCACGAGCGGGTAttctgcgtctcgcttcgCACACGTGTGTTCGACTATCGATGAAGCGTTTTTCGTCTATCGCGTAGGGACCCTGAAGACAGTGCAGTCGGCGGTTGAGCACAAGACACGGGGAGCCTTTTCGTTTGCCTGGGTGCCTTCCCCCACTCCCCCCACCGCCCCCCGCCCGAGTCGTTCTCTGAGCAACCAGTCCTCTGTTCGTATCGTTGTGTTGCGACAATGCGTTGTCGATTCTCCGTGTGTCTCCGCGGTCTCCTGCCGCGGTGTGTTTGTGCTCAGGAGACGGGGCCAGTTTgggaaggcgcgcagggTACAGCTCCAATAGAGGCGCCCCCGTGACGGGCCGGCCGAACTccagggagaggcgaaggggcgacagaggagaccCAGGAGGATGCGGCGCGCCTTTGTCTGCTTTAGCCGTGGAGCGAGCGACTGCGGGACGGCAGGGCGGAGCCCGTCCCTCAGGCGGAGGTTGTGGAGGCGGTAGCGCTGCGCCACGCCGCCAAGATGGACgggagcggccgcgcggagacgttTCACAGCCGTGTTCCAGTCCtcgctcttcggcggcgcagcatcGAATGCAGACTGATTCGCGGTCCGTGGAGCCGGCTGGAACGACGGgtttcgcctctgcctcaTGTTCCTCCTCGTCAGCCTGTTACGGGTCCgccccgagggcgccgccggaaaCTGTGCTGTACTCGCAGGCACTGGTGTCGCCAGTTCAGATGCCCCCGGAAGGCGCAAGCCAAGCGCGGgagaggggcgaggcggacgaaggGCAACGCGGCGTGATCccatcgtcttcttcctcgtcggcgcccttACCGCCCTTCGCAGGGGGTGCCACTGCTACCGCTTCGGGCAGCCGAGGGGGCAGAAGTGTTCGCCTAGTTTGCGGAGGAACTCCCGAGGCTTTCCCCCGTTTGCACACggcagaaggagacagggcgacgcagctcgcgcccGGGGCAGAGACATCCGGTggtggcgctggaggcgtcgTTCTTCGTGCCGTATCCGATCCCGCGCCCCGTGCGTCCCGTAGTGCCTCTGGCTCGTCCAGTTCCGGCAGTCTCacggggctgcaggcgcctccacTCCACCGAGCACAGGTAACGCCTCCACTACCCGTTGAAAAGAAGGCCACAGCGAGGCAGAAACAGAGAAAGGGGTGAAGGACAAGGCGGTCCAGAGCTGGTAGCTCTCCAGAAGAAATGGCAGGGGCAGGCAAGAGAATGTcagcgcagagcgagcgaaAGCCAAGAGGAAAGTAGCGACACGGCAAGACCCTGGCGACGAAACCTTTGAGAGATGCCGGCAGATAATAAGATATTTTATCCAGTTGTGCACGCATGCATTCATTACGTGTTTCAGTCTCGAAGTCGGTGTGTGTAGACTTGCGTAGGAGGGAGGTTTCGTCATTCCTGTGCGAGAGAGCCGCACATGTGCTGGAGGAATGCTTTTCCTTCAGGCTTCGCTGAGAGGGACGCCGCCTCCACCTTTGCACCAGAGGCAGCAGATGAGTGTGGGGAAAACGGGTCTCGTCCCTCGGGGTCAGGgcggctcttcttcgtcttcgccagCCTTTGCCACAAGTGAAGGGGCCTTCCTGCAGTATCGCCACTATGACCACCAGCACCATCTtggctcttcttccgcaACTCCCGGTTCGTTTCATGGCTCTCCAGTGCTCCCGAACACGAGTTCTCAAGATTAAGCTTCTGCTGCATATCGAGAAAGAGTGGACAGAGAAGAAAGTGAACAACTGTCGTCATCTGATCTCTCCCTCGGTGGGGTCTCACACGCAGGTGGCCTGTCTGCACCGTTCTTACCTCCTCCTTTTCCTGCTTCCCCACCGTTTTCGTCCGCGTGTGCGTACGTGCATGGAAGTAGCAATGGAGCGGTCAAGAGCCGGTCGGGGAGCGCGACCAGCGTCCCGCGTTCTTGTTCTGGTGTCTCTGATGGACAAGTGATGGAGGCCAGGGACTACGTAAGCGTCAGCAGGAGTTGGGGGACAGAACCAAAGATACCTGCAGGCACTAGGGCTGGGGGCAGCTGCACTGGAGAAGTAGCGACAGGAGCGAGAGGGGGAGATGGAAGCGGCCATCCAAcctctttttcctcctcgtcggcatctcctgcctcgtcctccctcAAGTCGCCGCTCACTTCAGACGCAACATCTCGTTCTGAAAGACATGTGGACGATGGCGGCTGTGACGGTTTAGAGTGTAGAGCCGGAGGGAGCGGAGGAACAGGCCAGCATAGTTTCACGCTTGAAACATACGGGAGATCCGTTCCTAACTCTTCGCatgcgaggcgaaggactgGTAGGGGCTTGCCAGGAGGCAGTCCTAACAGCGGCAGAATGTGTTCCTTTCGAACCATGCGCTAAACGAAGCATGGCTTTCTTCAAGGGGATGCGGGACTGACTGAGACAGCAATGAACGGCAGGGACGCCGGGAGGGGGGAAGGTCGGGGAGAATCAATGGATGCACACTTCCTTCACCAGAAGGGAGAGATGGAAAACGGTGCttgagggagagagaaagtcTAAGGAATTGGAACAGGAAACAGAGGCCTCTTTCACTGTCTTCTGTGGCCTCGTCCTTGGGCTTGGCTGTCGTCGGGGGGTATACTCATTAGATACCTGCTAGTGTAGGTGCGGGAAAGTGTCTATTCATCCATATATGTGCACGCGCGTTCAAACCGAAGTTTAGCTCAAAAGGAGGAAAATATGTCAGCACTGCTCACTGTTAAATTGGGATGTGTACGGTATATTCTTGTCTCGTTATTCATCAACAGAGCTacgcatatgcatgtgtgcatACCGCCGTCCTACACGCTCTATAACGGGACGCGAGTAGCTCATCGTTCGGTCTCCGCTCGATCAATATACTGGATAAAGAGGGAGTCTTGCACATCAAATGCCCGTGCACGTATCTCAGTCATGTATGAAAGTGCGTTTGGTGTCCAGCGAGGGCTAATGATTATGCTTTATTTCCCTGACTGCCCAtcacgtgtatatatatatatgtactaCATCGTCATCGGGGCAATGGCAACGGTGAACGCCTCCAGAATGTCTGTTTAGGCTGTGAGGGCTCTGAGAGATGCCGGCAGCTTTTCCAGTCAAATCGGCTCTCTTCCGACAACTTCATCAGTTTCAACGCGAATGCCCCGTCGTGTTCCTGTGCTTGTGTCGTTTCACTCCCGTGTCACATGGCATGAATCAACCAACGTCTATACAACAGGCGCTTTGTGTGGAATGGAGGCTCACGAAGGAATCGAGGAAAAACATTTGGCCAGATGAGAGAGACAACTCGTCTGTAACAGCTTTAGAGGGAGGAGCCGGGGTAGTTCAGCGTCGGACCCCGGTGGCATTCACACATGCAGGGACCTCTAATTTCAGCTCAGCACAAGAATCGTCAGCAGGCGGCACGTCGTAGAACATGGGAGGGGTGTGCCTCTTTTTGTGCTGTAACTTTTCCATGGCAGGCGACATCACAGTTGTGACCAGTTGCGTTGACGACCAGTACTGTTGTTCGGCCAAAATTTGAATACCGCAGGTATCTCCATTCCGTGATGGAATACACAGTCGCGGACACACACACTGTGTACTTGAACGCCCGCGGAGCTTGTGTCCGGCAGGTCGGAAATGTCATGGCTGAAAGGGATGGCACGCAAGCAAATACCTGCAAGAGTTTTTCTTAGTCTATTTCGTTAGGTGTTGGAGTGCCAACGTTCTTCTGTCAAGCTGGTTCCGCCGTTTCCTCCATAGGCACGTTTTCGCTCATGCGAATCTGTTCCTGTGGTTCAAACCCAGGGGAAGGCAACCAAGGGTGGAGGAGCAGATGCCAGTGAGAGACGCTGAGAGTGTTGGAGTCGGTCATACGGTCCACTCGGCGCTTTTCCAAAAGGAGGCTGCCGTTGCCCACTCCATGGTACACTGCTTTTTTGTGTGTGTGGGCTGAAGTCCCCGGAACACTCGTCGGAAACCGTACTGGAAGGAGGCGCGTACGTGTTCCTTTCCTTGAATGCCTGTGCCTCTGATAGAGGGCGCCCCACGAGTCTGAGGTCTTTTTTCAGCATAAATATCACATCAACCGGAAAATATCCGGCTCTGAAAGGGCCTGTCTTGCAACCAGACTCCGAAATTTCAACTTGCGCTTTAAGCTGGTCGTCGAATACGTTTGTGAGTCTCTGAGGATACAGAGTACACGCGCTAGAGTGTGTACACAACGGACAGTCTGCAAGTGTAGGCTCGATCAGAATTTCCTTCGAGTAAGGAAATGCTACGCCTCATGGTTTGCTGCCATGCATGAATACATGACACCAATGAATTTCTCGGCCGCGGTTGCCTACACAGTTTAGAGGTAGTATTGCAGCATCGCGTCATGGTAAGTTCGCTCAATGTCGTTTCCAGAAAGCAGGCTGCAGAAAGGATCTGGAACACCCGCACAGCTTGACACAGCCCTGTGAAGGAAGAAATGTCAAGTACGGCAAGTGCACGGGGAGCCTGGTCACCAAGCAGGTTTCATACTGCACCATCGTTCCGCGTCGGACATCGGGAGTCATGGACAAGTTGTGAAACGGGAATGGCTGGGGGCATCCACCTGCGGCGGTGGAACTTCACGAAGGTGCGTTCCAGTTCTATGTAACGTCTACCGACGAACAAACTTTGAGGCCTTACATTGTAAAGCAACGTGGTGCAGAGTGGATTCGGACAATGGACCTGTCTCTGTGGGACCGCGACAAACTGAGGGCTTTTCATGCACATCTGTGTCGGTATCTTTGTACACGCGCCGAAGCAAGAGCCTAAATGAACTTGACTACGAGGGCGACCCGTGCGTGAAGCACGAGCTGTCAGTTCGTGCGCAAAAATCCTATCACACGCCGGTCTTGGTGCTGCAGCAACATGCCTGCTAGTCTTAGTATCgacttttcttttctccaTGCTGGGCTCACCTGCGCACCCTCAAGTGGCACATACGTTTTATAGAATGCCCTTTGCATGTCAAAGAGGATCGCCTGGACCTTAAGGTCCTCGAAATAGCTAACGACGATACCACCTCAAAGCTGACCAGCCGCTCTATGTTTTCTTGGAGCCAGGGGACCACCAAAGGTAGGCAGTTACTACGATCTTCTCATGCTTCAACACGATAGAATGGGCTCCCATGTTCAAGGCGAAGGGAAAGAGGATGCTTCATGTGCATGATCTTTGTGCAGCGGACCAGCATCA
This DNA window, taken from Besnoitia besnoiti strain Bb-Ger1 chromosome III, whole genome shotgun sequence, encodes the following:
- a CDS encoding hypothetical protein (encoded by transcript BESB_043780), whose translation is MASDAPLLSPRALGDRPARADAAGGKKSGRARPSSSPLRPALSVPVPDEGADPGPGKSVASAEQEERREKLDIGSGLPSSRASALKQTAEPSELSNSLVEGLAHFSSSSLPSSAYTFSSCTALSSNILPDSVLQQDPFSAEIDDAVHVGAAEAREARGEVVEGGDVRCRGARDRASEAEGEAERRMPEKPTESFEVYESAASTNVVDSSGGYGSSTGVATHSRGSVKEGAVEGERDKACGRAAEQVDTAIEEDSEDTEVGIQAVATPSSSASAGSAGAMGCACAIDEQTQGRRRQSRQGEGPGRLLDHPEAKRELAHAGDWRGEGDSQDGATRNLVTGLRAPERAEFSLNAMKTNIFVFQIPVFWTEDDLRQHFCEWGTITSVRVERKSDGRNLGYGFVCFADSESAQRAVNEMDGRVIQGKKLQVSLKKPRQPDASVVFTGDESGCAPQFGPSHGRHGSGNEGVRLRKANLEDGDADVSKDEQMGIQPGRGRAGGPHDSRAKGNVRCSLFVFHVPPNWGDEQLQKYFELYGRCAGAVVVRRWDGTSKGYGFVDFEDAESALRALQEANQAAVEGKRLKVLLKTDPKKRPTSGCGPSAAPPGAGRAQGAHRGEGVAHPSHASRARHGRGWSASRPGFSSAQERGEALRDDGFADRRGPHRGVQEANGFHRVERGTDGEQTGGAKRDRGDPREHPPSSSPRAQAVLPVTESSAHSAPARPLSRFAQDVAVPHRHTRDPCQRQDWQSPCMQTGGASDPRSSERGTCGVSEVALAASCRSRPLAEDARAVEEAAAGLDLLGAADEKDRSRQGRGVVSSREEGGSSPHAGRRCSFEGERRDKVEACAGDTGKRQLLSPCAPGNTAGVCTEMRGGRSRGNGESSLSRGKRGDRGSGDRYGKPECTVFIFHVPPEWNDRDLRRHFRHFGHIHTATVQRDKGDGQSRGFGFITFGSPAAALNAVAGMNGFHTGNKYLKVMLKSTDKRDNKGGSEEGTQRDTDGEKRRERGGDGASLGRRAGYSSNRGAPVTGRPNSRERRRGDRGDPGGCGAPLSALAVERATAGRQGGARPSGGGCGGGSAAPRRQDGRERPRGDVSQPCSSPRSSAAQHRMQTDSRSVEPAGTTGFASASCSSSSACYGSAPRAPPETVLYSQALVSPVQMPPEGASQARERGEADEGQRGVIPSSSSSSAPLPPFAGGATATASGSRGGRSVRLVCGGTPEAFPRLHTAEGDRATQLAPGAETSGGGAGGVVLRAVSDPAPRASRSASGSSSSGSLTGLQAPPLHRAQASLRGTPPPPLHQRQQMSVGKTGLVPRGQGGSSSSSPAFATSEGAFLQYRHYDHQHHLGSSSATPGSFHGSPVLPNTSSQD